In Nomascus leucogenys isolate Asia chromosome 8, Asia_NLE_v1, whole genome shotgun sequence, a single genomic region encodes these proteins:
- the EEF1E1 gene encoding eukaryotic translation elongation factor 1 epsilon-1 isoform X2 — translation MAAAAELSLLEKCLGLSKGNKYSAQGERQIPVLQTNNGPSLTGLTTIAAHLVKQANKEYLLGSTAEEKAIVQQWLEYRVTQVDGHSSKNDIHTLLKDLNSYLEDKVYLTGYNFTLADILLYYGLHRFIVSSEERAGGQRGRPRLCQATPLPASSCVLLL, via the exons ATGGCGGCGGCCGCAGAGTTGTCGCTACTGGAGAAGTGCCTGGGACTGAGTAAGGGGAATAAATACAGTGCTCAGGGCGAGCGACAG attccaGTTCTTCAGACAAACAATGGTCCAAGTCTAACAGGATTGACTACTATAGCAGCTCATCTAGTCAAGCAAGCCAACAAAGAATATTTGCTGGGGAGTACTGCAGAAGAAAAAGCAATCGTTCAGCAGTGGTTAGAGTACAGGGTCACTCAAGTAGATGGACACTCCAGTAAAAATGACATCCACACACTGTTGAAG gaTCTTAATTCATATCTTGAAGATAAAGTCTACCTTACAGGGTATAACTTTACATTAGCAGATATCCTATTGTACTACGGACTTCATCGCTTTATA gTCAGCAGTGAGGAAAGAGCGGGAGGACAGAGAGGGAGACCACGTCTTTGTCAAGCGACCCCTCTTCCCGCTTCTTCCTGTGTCCTACTCCTCTGA
- the EEF1E1 gene encoding eukaryotic translation elongation factor 1 epsilon-1 isoform X1, whose amino-acid sequence MAAAAELSLLEKCLGLSKGNKYSAQGERQIPVLQTNNGPSLTGLTTIAAHLVKQANKEYLLGSTAEEKAIVQQWLEYRVTQVDGHSSKNDIHTLLKDLNSYLEDKVYLTGYNFTLADILLYYGLHRFIVDLTVQEKEKYLNVSRWFCHIQHYPGIRQHLSSVVFIKNRLYTNSH is encoded by the exons ATGGCGGCGGCCGCAGAGTTGTCGCTACTGGAGAAGTGCCTGGGACTGAGTAAGGGGAATAAATACAGTGCTCAGGGCGAGCGACAG attccaGTTCTTCAGACAAACAATGGTCCAAGTCTAACAGGATTGACTACTATAGCAGCTCATCTAGTCAAGCAAGCCAACAAAGAATATTTGCTGGGGAGTACTGCAGAAGAAAAAGCAATCGTTCAGCAGTGGTTAGAGTACAGGGTCACTCAAGTAGATGGACACTCCAGTAAAAATGACATCCACACACTGTTGAAG gaTCTTAATTCATATCTTGAAGATAAAGTCTACCTTACAGGGTATAACTTTACATTAGCAGATATCCTATTGTACTACGGACTTCATCGCTTTATA GTTGACCTGACAGttcaagaaaaggagaaatatctTAATGTGTCTCGCTGGTTTTGTCACATTCAGCATTATCCAGGCATCAGGCAACATCTGTCTAGTGTTGTCTTCATCAAGAACAGACTATATACTAATTCCCACTAG